From Actinopolyspora lacussalsi, a single genomic window includes:
- a CDS encoding hypothetical protein (product_source=Hypo-rule applied; cath_funfam=3.40.50.150; pfam=PF02384; superfamily=46955,53335), which produces MPQSAAQLTAAEISRIAGVTRATVSNWRRRHPDFPAPVGGTDSSPAYDAEQVRSWLSERGQLPRRTPREELRDTLRTTGDEIGGPAVRLLPLLSALAGLDDSERALIAGSPEPRQWELLDRAMTENLTESSGVRGPLPDEVPATVLRSLLECVAAEGVLAALDVLTELITEDPETGTTPTPRPLAELMVSLLAPGEERFPKSVFDPACGAGGLLLAAAEAGAAEVSGQDAHDPLAALSSVRLDLATSAERLIRTGDSLRADAFPRLRAGGVVCGPPYGVRDWGHEDVAYDPRWVYGLPPKSESELAWVQHCLAHLEPGGRAVLLLPPGVAERASGRRIRSQLVRSGALRAVIGLPPGAAVPSHLGLHLWLLAAPDPEHREVAPVLFLQPPAEETALPPDSSGEQRVSGRAALSWEALRERVLPAWRDFLADPEGFEAVPGVACARPAVDVLDENVDLTPRRQVHTGAGAVDPARRHDQVLRSWQRLHRAGSELLDSLDVPEWRSAGSEPVAWQSATVADLLRGGALELHRISTSGAAEETAGAEVARRVLTSADVWEHAVPSGSTGQPPSETVEIAEGDVILPDTLKGLRRVPVRVATAEDVGALLGRQLYLLRPDPERFDAWFLAGFLGSEENTHSATTGSSILRLDAKRLRVPLVPPERQRGYGDAFRRLHEMRESARAVDRIAAEALRETTAGLTEGALLPPTDDSETESDVDSR; this is translated from the coding sequence ATGCCCCAATCAGCCGCGCAGCTGACCGCTGCCGAAATCTCCCGCATCGCGGGGGTGACGCGGGCGACGGTCAGCAACTGGCGCCGACGCCACCCGGACTTTCCGGCGCCGGTGGGTGGAACCGACAGCAGTCCCGCCTACGACGCCGAACAGGTGCGGAGCTGGCTGTCGGAGCGGGGCCAGCTCCCGCGACGAACACCACGGGAGGAACTGCGCGACACGCTGCGCACAACCGGGGACGAGATCGGCGGCCCGGCCGTCCGATTGCTGCCGCTGCTGTCGGCGTTGGCCGGGCTTGACGACTCCGAACGCGCCCTGATCGCGGGTTCGCCCGAACCGAGGCAGTGGGAGCTGCTGGACCGGGCGATGACCGAAAACCTCACCGAGAGCTCGGGGGTACGCGGGCCGCTTCCGGACGAGGTTCCGGCGACGGTGCTGCGCTCGCTGCTGGAGTGCGTGGCCGCCGAGGGCGTGCTCGCCGCGCTGGACGTGCTCACCGAGCTGATCACCGAGGACCCGGAGACCGGCACCACCCCGACCCCTCGGCCGTTGGCCGAGCTGATGGTCTCGCTATTGGCTCCCGGCGAGGAGCGGTTCCCGAAGTCAGTCTTCGACCCGGCCTGCGGGGCGGGCGGGTTGCTGCTCGCGGCGGCCGAAGCCGGTGCCGCCGAGGTGTCCGGCCAGGACGCGCACGACCCGCTGGCGGCGTTGAGCTCGGTTCGGCTGGATCTCGCGACTTCGGCCGAGCGGTTGATCCGCACTGGGGACAGCCTCCGCGCGGACGCCTTCCCGCGGCTGCGTGCCGGGGGAGTGGTCTGTGGCCCGCCGTACGGCGTGCGGGACTGGGGCCACGAGGACGTCGCCTACGACCCCCGCTGGGTCTACGGGCTGCCGCCGAAGTCGGAGTCCGAACTGGCCTGGGTGCAGCACTGCCTGGCCCACCTCGAACCGGGCGGCCGGGCGGTGCTGCTGCTGCCTCCCGGCGTGGCGGAGCGGGCCTCCGGGCGTCGGATCCGTTCCCAGCTGGTGCGTTCCGGCGCGCTGCGGGCGGTGATCGGGTTGCCGCCGGGCGCGGCGGTGCCCTCGCACCTCGGGCTGCACCTGTGGCTGCTGGCCGCGCCCGACCCCGAGCACCGCGAGGTCGCCCCCGTGCTGTTCCTGCAGCCACCGGCCGAGGAAACGGCGTTGCCCCCGGACTCCTCGGGCGAGCAGCGCGTCTCGGGGCGTGCCGCGTTGTCCTGGGAGGCGCTGCGGGAGCGGGTGTTGCCAGCTTGGCGCGACTTCCTGGCCGACCCGGAGGGTTTCGAGGCAGTGCCGGGAGTCGCCTGCGCCCGCCCGGCCGTGGACGTGCTCGACGAGAACGTCGATCTCACGCCGCGACGCCAGGTGCACACCGGTGCGGGTGCGGTCGATCCGGCGCGCAGGCACGATCAGGTGCTGCGGTCGTGGCAGCGGCTGCACCGCGCCGGTTCGGAACTGCTCGACTCGCTCGACGTTCCGGAGTGGCGTTCCGCCGGTTCGGAGCCGGTCGCCTGGCAGTCGGCCACTGTGGCCGATCTGCTGCGGGGCGGGGCGCTGGAGTTGCACCGGATCTCGACCTCCGGTGCGGCGGAGGAGACCGCCGGTGCCGAAGTGGCGCGGCGGGTGCTCACCTCCGCCGACGTCTGGGAGCACGCGGTGCCTTCCGGCTCGACCGGGCAGCCGCCCTCGGAGACGGTGGAGATCGCCGAGGGCGACGTGATCCTGCCGGACACGCTCAAGGGGTTGCGGCGGGTGCCGGTGCGCGTGGCAACGGCCGAGGACGTGGGGGCGTTGCTGGGCCGGCAGTTGTATCTGCTGCGGCCGGATCCGGAACGGTTCGACGCGTGGTTTTTGGCCGGTTTCCTCGGTTCGGAGGAGAACACGCACAGCGCCACCACCGGCAGTTCGATCCTGCGGCTGGACGCCAAGCGGTTGCGGGTACCGCTGGTGCCGCCGGAGCGGCAGCGCGGCTACGGCGATGCCTTCCGGCGGCTGCACGAGATGCGGGAGTCGGCCCGCGCGGTGGACCGGATCGCGGCCGAGGCGCTCCGCGAGACCACCGCCGGACTCACCGAGGGCGCGCTGCTGCCGCCGACCGACGACTCCGAAACGGAATCCGATGTGGACTCCCGATGA
- a CDS encoding hypothetical protein (product_source=Hypo-rule applied; pfam=PF14072; smart=SM00185) produces the protein MSIPMPTSETEGIRLHVTPFRPEAVIGALGLPTLLQLVPSPKSQENQQALKHASGTLRRHAEVRGLVQRMLRSTSKGRNVASYAGYMAAGVKGDLGAAWSTPPVTLWLGSQLASIGEELVAGTGMRTVSIAPGSPVVAIDGETQVAAWHELYDSPERYGLTIDALTRIRVPFELFWGLEVKEARQIFYDRNVEGITVAKNLAMSMDQRDFGTRLAHLVIDAVRIERDGESVPFGKFVETRGRQLKASSPEVVTLSALRVLVVCTLFGRAGLTRSGSTLRDEELPEGVTAEQATRRLVPLLSTVISTLREHFLARSAVSAPAVLAGIGIAAHQATGWATTGSTLTEDELLHLLSTVCWEREARYWHGVAASANAKGTLNFAGGAKDAGGRVADAVIHPESQYGRRIRGR, from the coding sequence ATGTCCATCCCCATGCCCACCAGCGAAACGGAGGGCATCCGGCTGCACGTCACCCCGTTCCGCCCGGAAGCGGTGATCGGCGCGCTCGGCCTGCCCACCCTGCTGCAGCTGGTCCCCTCCCCGAAGTCGCAGGAGAACCAGCAGGCGCTCAAACACGCCTCCGGCACGCTGCGCAGGCACGCCGAGGTACGCGGGCTGGTGCAGCGGATGCTGCGATCCACCAGCAAGGGCCGCAACGTCGCGTCGTACGCCGGGTACATGGCAGCCGGAGTGAAAGGCGATCTGGGGGCCGCGTGGTCGACACCACCGGTCACGCTCTGGCTGGGTTCGCAGCTCGCCTCGATCGGCGAGGAACTCGTCGCGGGAACCGGCATGCGAACGGTGTCCATCGCCCCCGGCTCGCCCGTGGTGGCCATCGACGGCGAGACGCAGGTCGCGGCCTGGCACGAACTCTACGACTCACCCGAGCGCTACGGACTCACCATCGACGCGCTGACCCGGATACGGGTGCCCTTCGAACTGTTCTGGGGACTGGAGGTCAAGGAGGCGCGGCAGATCTTCTACGACCGCAACGTCGAGGGCATCACGGTCGCCAAGAACCTGGCCATGTCGATGGACCAGCGCGACTTCGGCACCCGGCTAGCGCATCTGGTGATCGACGCCGTGCGGATCGAACGCGACGGCGAGTCCGTGCCGTTCGGCAAGTTCGTCGAGACCCGTGGCAGGCAGCTCAAGGCTTCCTCGCCCGAGGTCGTCACCCTCTCGGCGCTGCGCGTGCTGGTGGTGTGCACGCTGTTCGGCCGGGCTGGGCTCACTCGTTCGGGATCGACCCTGCGAGACGAGGAACTACCCGAGGGAGTCACCGCCGAGCAGGCCACCCGCAGGCTCGTGCCGCTGCTGTCGACGGTCATCTCGACGCTGCGGGAGCACTTCCTCGCGCGCTCGGCCGTGTCCGCCCCGGCGGTGCTGGCGGGAATCGGCATCGCGGCACACCAGGCGACCGGCTGGGCCACCACCGGCAGCACGCTAACCGAGGACGAACTGCTCCACCTGCTGTCCACAGTGTGCTGGGAACGCGAAGCCAGGTACTGGCACGGCGTGGCGGCCAGCGCCAACGCCAAGGGCACGCTGAACTTCGCGGGCGGCGCCAAGGACGCCGGGGGGCGCGTGGCCGACGCCGTCATCCACCCAGAGAGCCAGTACGGACGAAGGATCCGCGGCCGATGA
- a CDS encoding hypothetical protein (product_source=Hypo-rule applied; pfam=PF11611; transmembrane_helix_parts=Inside_1_15,TMhelix_16_38,Outside_39_42,TMhelix_43_60,Inside_61_64,TMhelix_65_87,Outside_88_265) — MTYTPVPPQQRNGKFSGLALASLILGIIGACGSIIPILNNLTAVAAFVGIVLGAIALFGTRKVMAGIGTGLGVLAIVITVVVQAALVSTLESGGEAAGSANNEPEISVQPAPSSNGSSDSQSGSSQADSTESGSSDSSEKLGFGDKHTWGGGETISVSKPSPYTESNQFLQPETGKRYVQFDVHVVNNGDAEYNVASVDITAQHAGKVAQQNYAAGDQLPNTQLPPGGDVTYTMVFTVSEEPGELQVSVQPNVFAANTVYFTGKV, encoded by the coding sequence ATGACTTACACACCGGTACCACCGCAGCAACGAAACGGTAAATTCAGCGGACTCGCACTGGCGAGCCTGATATTGGGAATCATCGGCGCATGCGGCTCGATAATCCCGATTCTGAACAACCTGACCGCCGTAGCAGCTTTCGTGGGGATCGTCCTGGGCGCCATCGCCCTGTTCGGCACCAGGAAAGTGATGGCCGGTATCGGCACGGGGCTGGGCGTACTGGCGATCGTGATCACCGTGGTGGTCCAAGCAGCGCTGGTCAGCACCCTCGAAAGCGGTGGAGAAGCCGCGGGCTCCGCCAACAACGAACCGGAGATATCCGTACAGCCCGCCCCGAGCTCGAACGGTTCGTCCGATTCACAGTCCGGCTCGTCCCAGGCCGATTCAACGGAGTCGGGCTCGTCCGACTCATCCGAGAAACTCGGGTTCGGCGACAAGCACACCTGGGGTGGTGGCGAAACGATCTCCGTCTCGAAACCGAGCCCCTACACCGAGAGCAACCAGTTCCTCCAGCCGGAGACGGGCAAGCGATACGTCCAGTTCGACGTCCACGTGGTCAACAACGGCGACGCCGAGTACAACGTCGCTTCGGTGGACATCACCGCACAGCACGCCGGCAAGGTCGCCCAGCAGAACTACGCCGCCGGTGACCAGCTCCCGAACACCCAACTGCCACCGGGCGGCGACGTCACCTACACCATGGTCTTCACGGTCTCCGAGGAACCGGGCGAGCTGCAGGTCAGCGTGCAGCCGAACGTGTTCGCCGCGAACACGGTCTACTTCACGGGCAAGGTGTGA
- a CDS encoding hypothetical protein (product_source=Hypo-rule applied), which yields MLVALQAYERLRAEYAPESDPDTVFRRWPCCTVVTLVRLVADSPEPGEPRDALSPPAVEAALGPAAETPVTIDADTWLRAFASAWHTLTERDRNELTAHRGERHTTALTALLSTAGIGEPQAATFEAGLDPDRRTVVLASEVALPRLWRVRAGSAVCPLVENHWLVTRPAETVECHDPFGESQWVPLVNPDDPLLVFDAEGALIPAGEPIPAGEVWLLHRGEPGPGCFDGKRQVLEELVPPNGWTGWWLGRVLLDETRGVRPRIGDGTTGTRFGDWRAVNLAAHAEFAFDAPVPTLRDRDGDSVYSAAPVLHLTGSDTQPWTVEITGETPEQSASWEVNAADGPVELNELMPHLAMGRFRIRAVNSDRQANSTTFTLVKGIVATPTPRVRMFRETGQLYRARVSIRTPEHVRAVPETVQLSESTRSAEVELRAADDTRRLTLRVEPEHAAVRKRLGTHNQDWGINRLHYTLGQLSENACLDLALPEVAREAHDRAPVLLAHDGTGTLQQLRGQQLPANDVIRYKLAGLIDTVRAHGSLRLRLDLPRQGAELATVRLPKPASGVRKQGARLLITERAVRERLRVRVDCPYTPWQPTHTVELADSEDTVQLPPRFDTEAPLLVTVHHSWARPNRTGGVTPPGAGSVFRLGDERRIPELAEPVEQETAGYLAGQGSLPRTTTALPLLWASAAHAEQLLEPSSGRATAQECAIKLGDDPVAALLASSGSGTSARDLVPVIVRSGIAAHASRQVADPERVRAIWPNRPLPALLLTGPLLFYRTGSAGWEQDELDTTETALLDTIDQWCAPRALELLTGDRTDPDESTPPLLGEQAPEHPTPSGELTLTAESLDELRNCRNELQRLIYRKRYPELFEIASRRRTAAPHPDFPLERLSLELALTARLAAQRDRDATAVERLVRPGWTHLAELAPDRVATDLVLAEFLTVAHQARQEQQAGQEQQSNEPSPTPQHSRKNPS from the coding sequence GTGCTTGTAGCACTGCAAGCCTACGAGCGGCTTCGCGCCGAGTACGCCCCCGAATCCGATCCGGACACCGTGTTCCGGCGCTGGCCGTGCTGCACCGTGGTCACGCTGGTGCGGCTGGTCGCCGACTCGCCCGAGCCCGGGGAGCCACGTGACGCGCTATCCCCACCGGCCGTCGAAGCGGCACTGGGTCCCGCAGCGGAGACACCCGTCACGATCGATGCCGACACCTGGCTGCGCGCATTCGCCTCCGCCTGGCACACCCTGACCGAACGAGACCGGAACGAACTCACGGCACACCGCGGCGAGCGGCACACCACCGCTCTGACCGCGCTGCTCTCTACCGCTGGCATCGGTGAACCACAGGCGGCGACTTTCGAGGCGGGGCTCGATCCGGATCGGAGGACGGTGGTGCTGGCCTCCGAGGTCGCATTGCCGCGACTGTGGCGCGTTCGAGCCGGAAGCGCCGTGTGCCCATTGGTCGAGAACCACTGGTTGGTGACACGACCCGCCGAGACGGTGGAGTGCCACGATCCTTTCGGAGAGTCGCAGTGGGTGCCGCTGGTCAATCCCGACGACCCGCTGTTGGTCTTCGACGCCGAGGGGGCGCTCATCCCGGCGGGAGAACCGATCCCCGCAGGGGAGGTGTGGCTGCTGCATCGCGGCGAACCGGGGCCGGGGTGCTTCGACGGGAAGCGGCAAGTGCTGGAGGAGCTCGTACCGCCGAACGGCTGGACCGGTTGGTGGCTGGGACGGGTACTGCTCGACGAGACCCGAGGCGTGCGTCCCAGGATCGGCGACGGCACGACCGGCACGCGGTTCGGTGACTGGCGTGCCGTGAACCTGGCGGCACACGCCGAGTTCGCCTTCGACGCCCCGGTTCCGACGCTACGCGACCGGGATGGGGACTCGGTTTATTCCGCCGCGCCGGTCCTGCACCTCACCGGCAGCGACACCCAGCCGTGGACGGTGGAGATCACAGGTGAGACACCCGAGCAAAGCGCCTCGTGGGAGGTGAACGCGGCTGACGGCCCGGTGGAGCTGAACGAACTGATGCCCCACCTCGCCATGGGGCGGTTCCGGATCCGAGCGGTCAACTCCGACAGGCAGGCGAACAGCACCACGTTCACCCTCGTGAAAGGCATCGTGGCCACTCCCACCCCACGGGTGCGGATGTTCCGGGAAACGGGGCAGCTCTACCGGGCACGAGTTTCGATCCGCACCCCGGAGCACGTCCGGGCGGTTCCGGAAACCGTACAGCTGAGCGAAAGCACTCGCAGCGCCGAAGTGGAGCTGCGCGCGGCCGACGACACGCGACGGCTGACGCTGCGCGTCGAGCCCGAGCACGCCGCGGTGCGGAAACGGCTGGGCACGCACAACCAGGACTGGGGAATCAATCGGCTGCACTACACCCTGGGGCAGCTGTCCGAGAACGCGTGCCTGGACCTCGCGTTACCCGAGGTGGCGCGCGAGGCGCACGACAGGGCTCCCGTACTGCTGGCCCACGACGGGACCGGAACGCTGCAACAGCTGCGTGGACAGCAGCTGCCCGCCAACGATGTGATCCGCTACAAACTCGCCGGACTGATCGACACCGTACGCGCGCACGGCTCGTTGCGGCTCCGACTGGACCTGCCACGGCAGGGGGCAGAGCTCGCCACCGTACGACTCCCGAAACCGGCGAGTGGGGTACGGAAGCAGGGAGCCCGGCTGCTGATCACCGAGCGGGCGGTTCGGGAACGGCTGCGGGTCCGGGTGGACTGCCCGTACACACCCTGGCAACCCACACATACCGTCGAGCTGGCCGACTCCGAGGACACCGTCCAACTGCCGCCCCGGTTCGATACCGAAGCACCACTACTGGTCACGGTGCACCACTCCTGGGCGCGACCGAACCGGACCGGCGGAGTCACACCCCCAGGAGCGGGCAGCGTCTTCCGCCTGGGCGACGAGCGCCGTATTCCGGAACTCGCCGAACCGGTCGAACAAGAAACGGCGGGCTATCTCGCAGGGCAAGGATCGCTGCCCCGCACCACCACTGCGTTACCGCTGCTGTGGGCCTCGGCCGCGCACGCCGAACAGCTACTCGAACCGTCGTCGGGCCGCGCCACGGCACAGGAATGCGCCATAAAGCTGGGGGACGATCCCGTGGCCGCGTTGCTGGCCAGTTCCGGCAGCGGAACGAGCGCGCGCGACCTCGTACCGGTAATCGTGCGGTCCGGAATCGCCGCGCACGCCTCGCGCCAGGTGGCCGATCCCGAGCGGGTCCGTGCCATCTGGCCCAACAGACCGCTCCCCGCGCTGCTGCTGACCGGCCCGTTGCTGTTCTACCGCACCGGATCGGCGGGCTGGGAACAGGACGAACTGGACACGACGGAAACGGCACTGCTGGACACGATTGATCAGTGGTGCGCGCCGCGAGCACTCGAACTGCTCACCGGAGACCGCACCGATCCGGACGAGAGCACACCCCCGCTGCTGGGCGAGCAGGCACCCGAGCACCCCACCCCGAGTGGCGAGCTGACCCTGACCGCGGAATCGCTCGACGAACTGCGGAACTGCCGCAACGAGCTGCAACGGCTCATCTATCGCAAGCGATATCCCGAACTCTTCGAGATCGCCTCGCGACGTCGTACCGCCGCTCCACATCCCGACTTT